From Salvia splendens isolate huo1 chromosome 16, SspV2, whole genome shotgun sequence, a single genomic window includes:
- the LOC121770446 gene encoding uncharacterized protein LOC121770446: MDLVRGDWMQPTESGGLLNFQIKLARLKRTLKVWNKETFGNIHLNLRDMEVKIATAQSNFEERPTPENRTEINRCIAEYIRLLKMEEDFWRQKATLRWLGEGDKNTKFYQSWVKQKRIRTRIHKINVGGREISDEMEIRSSAVEFFQDLLAPGPIILSEPDLDLIHQLPPLAEVAALPETPSAEEVKNAVFDIYGDSAPGPDGFTALFYQACWATVGPDVVAAIGQVFGGAYLPRSVTATSIVLIPKKPVPESWSDYRPISLCNVVNKIITKIMSKRMTGLLPMIISPNQSGFVKGRLLNDNVLLAQEMFHELSRCGSAPNVAVKIDMAKAYDRVQWTFLLKVLHRMGFPAPWVSLIERCVGSCWFSVLVNGAPSGFFKSTRGLRQGDPISPTLFVIAADYLSRELDRLILRKKEMIFRASRHCMEISHLAYADDIVIFTQAAEGPLRRLRTCLENYARVSGQQINLAKSNFYIAEQHEGCAITIQNEGGFTRERKKTHWIGWDQICLPTSEGGLGIRKTKEVLRAFSIKLWWRFREQNSLWARYMKATYCHKNSPLAASPSGRNSPTWKRLMKVRNQANPNIRWVIGQGDAYFWDDIWLGEYPLRELCLDDRGTPSTKVSEYIGGETWDEIKLRQLHNQAGMPQEIITQILDTPIVAGEPDVPRWKLSRLGEFSLATTWETIRSQRPSIQGLDDIWKAGLTKSIAIFNWRLLSNRIPVHMFIYNNMANGHIKPKHWKGVKIGMSLPNHPETRGPRPLVMPVKWHPPERTWIKLNTDGAFSEATNMGGGGGLVRDHNGKLLVAFATPLAAHSALEAELMAIHHGLEVAKGFNLPIWVEADAEQAIKLLNGSAWGPAQVRRVMARLHGFKRRHTVRATFIPREGNKAADLLAKMGAEQDHFQQMSSQNVPATIRAIIRMDEMGVPNLRVRDDERE, translated from the exons ATGGATCTCGTTCGGGGAGATTGGATGCAACCGACGGAATCCGGAGGCCTActcaatttccaaatcaaacttgcacGGCTTAAGAGAACCCTAAAGGTATGGAACAAGGAGacctttgggaacatccatctAAACCTCAGGGATATGGAAGTGAAAATCGCAACGGCCCAAAGCAATTTCGAGGAAAGGCCAACCCCGGAGAACAGGACAGAGATCAATAGATGCATCGCCGAGTACATTCGACTACTcaaaatggaggaggacttctggcgCCAAAAGGCTACTCTAAGATGGCTAGGGGAGGGCGACAAGAACACGaaattctaccaaagttgggtgaaacaaaagaggatcCGCACgcgcatccacaagatcaatgtgggTGGCCGGGAGATCTCGGACGAAATGGAGATTAGAAGTTcggcagtggagttcttccaagatCTACTGGCCCCGGGGCCTATCATTTTGTCCGAGCCAGACCTTGATTTGATTCATCAACTCCCACCCTTGGCTGAAGTGGCTGCACTACCCGAGACACCATCCGCAGAGGAAGTCAAAAATGCTGTTTTTGATATCTACGGGGACAGTGCCCCAGGGCCGGATGGTTTCACGGCCTTGTTCTACCAGGCTTGTTGGGCGACGGTTGGGCCGGACGTGGTGGCGGCTATCGGCCAAGTTTTCGGGGGCGCCTACCTCCCACGTagcgtcacggccacaagcattgttcTCATTCCAAAAAAGCCTGTGCCGGAATCGTGGAGCGACTACCGCCCTATTAGCTTGTGCAACGTCGTCAACAAGATTATCACAAAGATTATGTCGAAGAGAATGACTGGGCTCCTCCCTATGATTATCTCGCCAaaccagagtggatttgtgaagggaCGGCTCCTTAACGATAATGTCCTTttggcacaggagatgttccacgAGCTCTCGAGATGTGGGTCGGCTCCTAATGTCGCGGTTAAAATCGATATGGCCAAGGCCTATGACCGGGTCCAATGGACATTCCTCCTGAAAGTGTTACACCGGATGGGTTTCCCGGCCCCGTGGGTCTCCCTGATTGAGAGATGTGTGGGATCCTGCTGGTTCTCGGTGCTGGTCAATGGTGCCCCCTCCGGTTTCTTTAAGTCCACCCGAGGCCTCAGACAGGGAGATCCAATTTCTCCGACCCTTTTTGTGATTGCAGCTGACTACCTCTCAAGGGAACTAGACAGGCtcattttgagaaagaaagagatgatTTTCAGAGCCTCTCGCCACTGCATGGAAATAAGCCACCTTGCCTACGCCGACGACATTGTGATTTTCACACAAGCAGCGGAGGGCCCTCTTAGGCGTTTGCGGACTTGCCTGGAAAATTATGCCAGGGTCTCCGGGCAGCAGATCAACTTGGCAAAAAGCAACTTTTACATTGCCGAACAACATGAAGGATGCGCCATCACTATTCAAAATGAAGGAGGCTTCACACGAG agagaaaaaagacgCATTGGATTGGGTGGGATCAGATCTGCCTCCCCACCTCTGAAGGGGGTCTCGGCATCCGTAAGACCAAAGAAGTCCTCCGGGCCTTcagtatcaaactttggtggaggttCCGGGAGCAAAATTCCCTTTGGGCTAGGTACATGAAGGCCACGTATTGCCACAAAAACTCTCCCCTTGCGGCCTCTCCTTCGGGGAGAAACAGCCCGACATGGAAGCGGCTAATGAAAGTGAGAAATCAAGCGAACCCGAATATTAGATGGGTGATCGGCCAGGGCGAtgcctacttttgggatgacatttggcttggggAATACCCCCTTCGCGAGCTCTGCCTTGACGATAGAGGCACCCCTTCGACCAAGGTTTCGGAATACATTGGGGGTGAAACATGGGATGAGATTAAGCTACGGCAACTTCACAACCAGGCTGGAATGCCTCAAGAGATTATCACACAAATCCTTGATACCCCAATAGTTGCGGGAGAACCGGATGTCCCCCGATGGAAACTCTCTCGGCTCGGGGAGTTCTCGCTCGCGACGACTTGGGAGACAATACGCTCACAAAGACCAAGCATTCAAGGCCTCGATGACATTTGGAAGGCTGGACTTACAAAATCTATTGCGATCTTCAATTGGCGACTTTTGTCAAACAGGATACCG GTTCACATGTTCATCTACAACAACATGGCCAACGGACACAtcaagccgaaacattggaagggagtaaAAATCGGAATGAGCCTTCCGAACCACCCCGAGACAAGGGGGCCGAGACCGTTAGTTATGCCGGTTAAGTGGCATCCCCCGGAACGCACatggatcaagcttaacacgGATGGGGCGTTCTCTGAGGCAACAAACATGGGCGGCGGAGGGGGTCTGGTTCGGGACCACAATGGGAAGCTGCTTGTAGCTTTTGCAACCCCACTCGCCGCTCACTCGGCTCTTGAGGCCGAGCTTATGGCCATTCACCATGGGTTGGAGGTAGCAAAGGGGTTCAACCTACCCATTTGGGTTGAAGCAGATGCGGAACAAGCCATTAAGTTGCTCAATGGCTCGGCTTGGGGCCCGGCACAAGTTCGCCGCGTAATGGCCCGGCTACATGGCTTTAAGCGTAGACATACCGTCAGGGCCACTTTCATCCCTAGGGAGGGCAACAAGGCGGCCGATttgctcgccaaaatgggagcGGAACAAGATCATTTCCAACAAATGTCCTCACAAAATGTTCCAGCAACAATTAGAGCCATCATCCGGATGGACGAAATGGGAGTCCCCAATCTTCGGGTGAGAGATGATGAGCGAGAGTAG